The following nucleotide sequence is from Sphingomonas swuensis.
GTCTTGGAGTGCATATTCAGATCAATGAATATTTCACGGACGACTGTCAGAATTGGATTGTCGTCCTCACCTGCCTGTCCTTGAGCCAGTACGAAACCTGCACGAGGGTCCAAAACTAAGAACATCACTGACAACCGACTGTCAAAGGTCTTGCTCGGAAGATGCCCGTCTTTGACAAGGGTCTTGAGAGCTGCAAGTCGATGCTGTCCGTCGATTGTCGCAGCGAAGATCCGCTTCGGATCCCAACGAAGTGCACCGTTGGGCAGCGATGCATGGGCAACGATTTCAACACTACCGATACTTCTTGTTTCCCAAACGGGAGCCTTCGCCCAATCGAGAGGAACAGGCGGCGACACCACATCACCGTACTTAGGCGCCAACATCCCCTCATCATCAAGCGGCAACAAGGCCACCGTGAGTGTACTAAAGAATTTTAGTTTGTTCGGTCGCTTCAGGTAGCCTTTTACAAGATCTTCCCGGACCCGCTCCCAGTCAATCTCACGTTGGAACAATTCCTCGAGACGCCAATTAGCTCTCAAATCCGAAGGCAGGTTCTCTACAAGATCTAACTGATCAACTACACTCTTGAGCGGAATCATTGCCTGATAGAAAGGTATCTCACTCCCAGAGAGGTTCATCGTCCCCGATAGAATTGGCCATGCTTCAGTATAGTGAGGGCTCTGAGAGCCCGGAACGTCGAATCCGTCCATCGTCTTTTCCTCTTTAACCAATTCTTGAAACAAAACCCGGGCGAAGAATTCTGGTCACGACTTCCTCCGTGAGTGTAAGAACATCTGCCTTCTTGAAGATCTCAATGTCTGGCATGAGTCTGTACGCCACGAAGCAGCGGTCGACTGATAAGCCGGTAGATCTGAGTCGAACCGCTAGATTCGACGATGGTGACAGATGCTGCTTGATTCTTGATTGGAGAACAGTGGTCTGCCCGACGTACAATGGTGCCTTCAGCGGAAGGCATCGCGAAACGATGATAGCCAACTCCTCTCTGAATCGAGGATCTTCAGCGTACTCCCGCAACTTCTCTTGCTTGTGATCAGACAGCTGCGAGAAATTATCCAAAGTGAGTTGGTGGAGGGATCCGGCGCGAGCGCTGAGCGAGGGCGAGGCCCTTTGCTCTATTAGTGTGTTCAAAGCCCCCATAAATTCGTCAGCATCGCTGGTCGGCAGTACTGGTGGAGGCGAGAAGAAAGCATAAACGCCAGGTGAGTTAGGCAGCCGCTCGCAGGCGGCAAACGCGCCTCCTGGCACGCTTGCGAAATCAATTTTTTTGAAATCTGTCATCCCGCCTAGTTCTCTTCCCCAAGCATGATTCACGCAAGGAGCCCGAGCTGTTAGATCAGCGTCTCGAGGCTATTTGTGGCAGGTTATGCAGACTTTTGCCTGACCATAAAGTTCGTCGATATCTATCACGTCAGCCTCCGGGCGTAGTGGGTTCGGGATCCTCCGCCTCGCTGCGCGCTCAAGCCTTCGCTGATGGTCAGCCTTGATCTGGGCAACCCGATCCGGACGGGTGAGATCGTCTAATGACTCTCCGTGACTCCATGTAAACGGGGAGCCATTCTCAACTGCGTTCTTCTCGTAGGCACGCGCTTCCGCGAAGCTTTCTGGATGACGCTCCATCAAACGCACCCACTCAATCTTCTGCTGGAAGAAGCAAAAGGTGCAACCCGAGCGAGAACGCCATTCATAGTAGCTCGGCAGCCCGAGACCGCTTGCTTCCAGAATGTCTATCACTCCGGCCTTCTCGATTCCCGCCTCGCGGAAAGGAAGCGCAACAGAGAGGTTCGGATGGGTTGACGCATATCCTTCCCGGAAACTTTCGTCCGCACGTATCGCGACATAGCTCACCACGCGATCACCCTGGTCGAGTGCTGGCCAAAGCCACTGCTCAAAAGGTCGGATTTTCAGCTGGCGAGTGCACCATCGTGTGCGTGGGCTGGGTAAGAAATTGTTGTACTGCCGGAGCCAGAAATCAAAATCGCGGTCAGGATTCAGACGCTCAATTGGGCGACCGAGAAACCCTTCAAGGCGCCCCAGATACTCGTAGACCTCCGGCAGTTCCTTCCCGGTGTCGGTAAAGAAGTATTCGACTTCCAGATCTGGGCGCGTCTGCGCCATATGAACCGCCAGCGCAGCGCTGTCGCGCCCTCCGGAGAGCCCTAGCACATGCCGCTCTCTCATCGCTCACCTCCTGCAAGTGCCACTTGCCGTTCGCCATCTTCGATTTCGCGAGCGAGAGCCGCGGCAAGCTCTATTGAAGCTGCAAGTGCAACCTCACGCGATACCTTTTTGCCCACCGCAGCACGAAGCGAAGTCGCAAGTTCACGCGCCCGAACCAGCTCCTCCCCATCAACGGTCACATCAGGGGTGACCAACCCTCCACTTTCCGGATCAGACATGAACAGGGCGAGCGAGAAACGGCCCGCACCCCGCCCCTGAACATGCACAAGCCCTTCGGCTCGGAGAAACTCGCGGGCGAGAGAGGCCAGCTCTACCCGCGCAGCATCCGCATCCCTATCGACCCAGTCCCGCGGCGGCCTGTTGGCGGCAAGGCTTGCAAGACCTTCGATCGCTTCACGACTGTCATCGAATGCTGAGAGGCGAGCGGCAAACGCATCAAGACGGTAGTTTCCAGTGACACCCATCACCCCCTTGGCACGATGTCGGAGATGCTCAAAGCCACTCTCCCCAACGCGCAGCTCCCGAGCTAAGAGCCGTCGGAGCTCGGAAAGCATTGAGGGATAGGCACTTGCGAGCTCCTCGAGCCCGGACCTGAGCTCGGCAACTATTTTCTCCACACTCGCATCGTCGCCGGCGATTCTGGGCAAATCGTCGAGCATAAACTTGTTCGGATCGTGAGCGGCCTGCGCGATATCTCGGACGCGAAGTGCCGCTTTTCCAAGCCGCGAAGTGCGGCGCACCCACCCGGGGGAGTTCATCACTAGTGCAACAAGCTGGCGTCCGATTACCAAAGGGTCAGGGTTGACCATGTTCGCGTCCTCGGAGTGCTCGGCTACAAGATCCGCCACCCCTCGCAAGATTGCAGCGTCGCGCTCACTGACGCTACTAATCCGAAGCCGAACTGCTGCCGCGTCCTGAAGTAGTCGGTCAACAAGCAAATCACTGACCGATGAACAGAAGACCGAGTCCAAGTAAATAGATACACGGTCGCGTTCGCAGAGGAGAAAGGATAAGCCCAAGATTGGGAGTAGCCCTTCTTTGACTCCGAACGGACGGGCTCGCCAAAGAACGAATATGTCCTCGAGTGACACCCCCTCTGAACCGCGATCCTCGAGCAGGTCGCGCGCGACACTCCACATCGGCCACAGCCGGTGTTTGTTGTCGCACAACGAAGGCGCGCGAAACCCTGTAGCACCATTCTCGAGTTCACCGTGCAGACCAGTTCGCTCCAAGATTGAAGCGTAGAGCCCGCCCTCAGGCGGGAAGTCGCGAATGCCTAGCCGAGGCTCCGTCGATCTCAGTGCCATCGCGGTCATTAGGGTCCGAACTGCGGCCATCGCATTCGAAGACGGCTTCGACCGATTAAGCAGTTCATTCCGGATACGGGGCGAAGAAGGGTAGAGTGCAGCGGCCATGCGAGAAGCAATTATCGAGAGCCCAGCATTTCCTGTTGCCTTGAACTCCTCGGTTCCGAGCGCAGGAATTCGCCAAGACGTGGCAGCCAAGCCGGACCGGAGCCGCTCCTCTAAGTCTCCGACCTGTCGGGCAAGTCGGCTCGCCACTTCGCGGCGGGCAACCGCATCTCCCTTAAGCTCCGGTCGGCTTGCCTGAATACGCTCTAATGCGACAAGCTCCTCGCTAAGCTCCCGCAGCATGTAGCTATCACTTGAGATACCAAAAGCGATTGGACGTTCGCCAATCTGCTGCACGAGCTGACTCACAGTGCGCCTCAGTCCAGCGCCGCTCTCGCCTGTTTCATTGATAAGAAGCAGGAACAGGCCCGCTGCACCAGTGCCAGCATCGAAATGGGCCACCCGCTCTTCGGCGCTCTGTAAAGTTGCCACGTCAACTTCGAACCAGCGCATGGCGCCCGTCTCATGATATTCCCGCTTCGCCAGGACGGGTGAAAGTACGCCGGTCGCTTTGAGTCGCCCGTAATCGCGCGAGACCACATCAGCACGCACCTCAGCGATTGCAGCCTCAATGTCGAAATCGGATCCGGCGTAGATCGCATAAGCGCCTAGGTGACGCCTGAAGACGACAGCTGAGCGCCTAACCAAAGCATCTAGACTAGCTTCAACAGCACCTAAGTCTTTGCTGAGTGCCGCTGCAATTAGCTCAGGCGTAGCTGCCAGCCCCGAGCGCTCCCGAAATAAGTCGAGCAACGCCACGGTGCGAAGAACTGAGTTTTCGAGCTCATCTGTGCTACGCTCCTCAACGCGCTCAACTGCATCAAGCGCAGTCGACCAGCGATGGCCGTCGGGTGACGCAAGGATGGATGGCTCGAGATTCGCTCTTAAATAGCTCCAAAGCCAGACAGGATCATAGAGTGCGTTCGAATTGACGTCAGTCGAGCGGAGAAAATCCTGAAAGCCATACGGCTCAGCGGAGCCGAGGAAGCCGAAAATGCTCCTCTGATTCTGACCAAAGCGCCGCCGTGACAGCGGACCGAGAAGACAGGCGACGACGGGATTGAGGGGCCAGCACCGCATCAATCGCGCCGCGGCTTTATCTTGCTGGCCACCGCGCGCCATCATTGCAGCCACGGCGTCCACGACAGGAACCTTGACCGGCGGAGTTGAACGGATGGCCCGCGAAAGCAACTCCACCTGTTCCTCTGAAGTGGGAGCCAAGGGCAGATCAACGAATCGGCCCTGAATCTTGAGCCAGTCGTCGCGTGTCTCACGGGCAAGCCTGTAGGCGTAATCATCGAAGGCTTGGTGCAGCACGCCAATTACGACGAGCCGCCCCTCGGATCTCGACGCCGCTTCCGCAAGCTCTTGAAAAAAGAAGGCATCTCCGCCCCCCGTCGCCGCGTGCTCTAGCAGCTTGCCCATTTCGTCGATGATCAGAAGTAGGCCGCAGGGCTCGGCTTGAGCTAGCCTAAGGAGTGCAGAGACCGGATCGTCCCCTGCATGGAATTCGGGTAAGGCTTCGAGAACCACTTCAGCCGCGTCCGCACGCCGCCCCACCACTGGCACGACGCGCCAACCTGGAGGTGTCCATCGCATAGCCTTGGTGAGCCGGCTCCGCAGCTTGAGGGGGAAGGACGCAAGTGCCCGATCACGGGCGCGCCCAGGCGCACCAAGTGCGGCAGCAAGAACCACGGCGAGGGTTGACTTTCCACAACCATAAGGTCCGGTCCAGGTGAACGCTGTGTGCTCAAAGCGCTCAATGTGATCGATAGTAGTCTCGAGAGCTTGCGCAGCAGTAGAAGTGCAGACGAAGCCCTCTACATCTGCCGCGCCCGCGTCTACTCCAATTCGCACCGATCGGCGGAAGCGCCGGCTGACCCTCACCTCATCGGAAAGTTTCTTGCTCATGCGGCCTCCCCGAGTGCCGCGTAAGTCGATCTAACGAAGTCAAGAGAAGCAAGACTGCTCACTTCTCGACGCGCGGAGACTTGGCGAAGACCGGCACCCTCATCCCACTCAATTGCACCGACTGTCACCTCTCCGATGCGCTCCAGCCTCTCAGCCAAAGAGTCTTCGTCGAGGAGAAAGACCCGCCCAGGCGAACCAGGCTCGTGGGCAACAGTCTCAACCGACAGGGTGCCTCGCGTCGGAAAATGGGCCTGCCAGAAATCTACCAGTGCCAGCGCAAAAACCTCGTCGGGAAGAGAAGGTTTTGGCCCTCGCCTGAATTGAAGAGCACCACCTGCAAGCGGCGCCAAGAGTCCGAGCTCCGCGAACGGGCTTTCTAACCCGTCTTCTGTTAGGCCCTTTTTGGTAGTTTTGCTGACATACGTTCGCACGAAGCATTCGGCGTCTCGATCGATAGTCGACCGCGCAATGCGCCCGCCGGCGAGTCGACCAGCTTCCCGCAACTCCTCGACACGCCCCATTAGCCGCATACTGAGCGCCTCACGGGTAAAAATCGCGTCATTGAACTCATTGAAAGCGAAGTACCACGTTGTCGCGCGCCCCGGCATCGACACAAGTCGCCAATGCAGCAACCACAGCGACGCCGCCTGCTCAAGGTAAGGATCTCCATCATTGAAAATCAGGCGACCAAGATCAGAAGGTCTAAGAGATTCGATGCGACCAGCCCGTATATTCGCGTCTAATACTCCGCAAGCAATTGCCCAATGTCGCATTGAAGCGACCATGTTCTTTCCAACTCCAAAATCAGCAATGGCGTAGTTGGGATCGAATACTGCGAGCACTTGATCTATTCCGAGGTGCTCGACAGAACGCACAGCATCAAAGGTCTTCTTTAGCCAGCCGTATCGACACGGAAAGGTCTCGTGTCCAGCGACCTGCAGCCGAATCTCCGGCCTATCTAGCAAACTTTTCAAGTCGCCCTCCCCGGACTGGACAAACCTCCCAGTCCGGGTAGCAAGGCAGCTAACTGGTGACAACCACCAGCTGAAGCTTACACGGAGGCCGAAAGTGATCTACCTCGACCATCAAGCGTCGACCCCGATGCACCCGGCCGCCTTAACGGCGCTGCTGGCTTCGATAGTAGAACATAATGCGAACCCGCATGCAAGTGAGCATGCGGCCGGCTGGAAGGCCGCTGACGCAGTCGACGTGGCGAGACAAGCGTTGGCTGATGCGATCAGAGCGGACGCAGACGAAATCGTGTTCACGTCAGGTGCAACTGAGGCAAACAATCTGGCGATTTTCGGGGTCTCGGATGCATCATGCTCACGAAACCGAATCGTTGTTAGCGCCATCGAGCACAAAGCAGTACTTGGCCCCGCGCGAGAGCTAGCCCGACGCGGGTTTGAAGTGGTCTTCGTGCCCGTGTGCCGCAATGGGATGATTGACGCTGACCGGCTGAAGGGGCTCATAAACGAGCGCACCCTCCTCGTATCTT
It contains:
- a CDS encoding phosphoadenosine phosphosulfate reductase family protein; the encoded protein is MRERHVLGLSGGRDSAALAVHMAQTRPDLEVEYFFTDTGKELPEVYEYLGRLEGFLGRPIERLNPDRDFDFWLRQYNNFLPSPRTRWCTRQLKIRPFEQWLWPALDQGDRVVSYVAIRADESFREGYASTHPNLSVALPFREAGIEKAGVIDILEASGLGLPSYYEWRSRSGCTFCFFQQKIEWVRLMERHPESFAEARAYEKNAVENGSPFTWSHGESLDDLTRPDRVAQIKADHQRRLERAARRRIPNPLRPEADVIDIDELYGQAKVCITCHK
- a CDS encoding DUF4007 family protein codes for the protein MKSLLDRPEIRLQVAGHETFPCRYGWLKKTFDAVRSVEHLGIDQVLAVFDPNYAIADFGVGKNMVASMRHWAIACGVLDANIRAGRIESLRPSDLGRLIFNDGDPYLEQAASLWLLHWRLVSMPGRATTWYFAFNEFNDAIFTREALSMRLMGRVEELREAGRLAGGRIARSTIDRDAECFVRTYVSKTTKKGLTEDGLESPFAELGLLAPLAGGALQFRRGPKPSLPDEVFALALVDFWQAHFPTRGTLSVETVAHEPGSPGRVFLLDEDSLAERLERIGEVTVGAIEWDEGAGLRQVSARREVSSLASLDFVRSTYAALGEAA